In one Candidatus Omnitrophota bacterium genomic region, the following are encoded:
- the rpsF gene encoding 30S ribosomal protein S6 has protein sequence MEDYEGMFIVRPDLDQVQSENAAKNIEEAITSNKGTIKENLAWGKRQLSYKISKYREGLYRLVHFQIDPSNVKKIRRVYGLNENILKMLIIRRS, from the coding sequence ATGGAAGATTATGAGGGGATGTTTATTGTCAGGCCTGATTTAGATCAGGTACAGTCAGAGAACGCAGCTAAAAATATCGAAGAGGCAATTACCTCCAACAAGGGGACAATAAAGGAGAATTTAGCCTGGGGTAAACGACAGCTATCTTATAAGATAAGCAAGTACCGGGAAGGTTTGTATCGGTTAGTTCATTTTCAGATAGACCCTTCTAATGTTAAGAAAATAAGAAGGGTATATGGGTTAAACGAGAATATATTGA